The proteins below are encoded in one region of Maribacter aestuarii:
- a CDS encoding TonB-dependent receptor: MKFLISMHKFIVTCALLFMAIGWSQKVTVLDQDSRDPISNVAIFNSDKSKIALTDFDGNFDISIFSNYERITFKHISYEVLRVTKSQIRKQGQKVILAMKPEQLDEVVMSVSKWEQQKKDIPNKIVGIDARTIAFTAPQTSADLLQQSGKVFVQKSQLGGGSPMIRGFSTNRLVLSVDGVRMNNAIFRGGNLQNVISIDPFTIRNTEIIFGPGSVIYGSDAIGGVMNFYTKTPLLNQTDSLIISGNGNYRFSSANTENTIHADIGLGKKRWASITSLTYNNFQDLRMGQHGPESYLRNNYVETINGEDNLIANPNPEKQVPTGYDQINFMQKLRFKPNTQWDMNLGVFYSETSDFSRYDRLIRPSVDGEGLRSAEWFYGPQKWFMSNLQVNKQGNGKFYDGLKLTAAYQHFQESRNDRDFDDVLLNRTQEKVDALNLNMDFENKKIGNFRLYYGTEFIFNKVYSNGLDINIETNETFGSPSRYPDNSTWKSLAGYVNGEYRAKPNFTLMSGLRYSHIWIDALFDTTYYSFPFEDADLSTGALTGSIGFSWFPRKNLQITANGSTGFRAPNIDDVGKIFDSEPGAVVVPNPDLEPEYAYNVELGIRKNFKDKVVLKGATFYTYLVDALVRRDFTFNGMSQIDYNGELSNVQAIQNAAKAYVYGFELGLDAFLTEHWSLSSNLTVTEGIEEEDDGTDSPARHAAPTFGDFHVLWKNQKLKTDFFLNFNGALEFEDLALSERSKEFIYATDANGNPYSPSWYTLNFRSQYDFNSRLKASLSLENITNQRYRTYSSGIVAPGSNLILGLGYEF; the protein is encoded by the coding sequence ATGAAGTTTTTAATTAGTATGCATAAATTCATTGTTACTTGTGCATTGCTCTTTATGGCTATTGGATGGTCACAGAAAGTAACGGTTCTTGATCAAGACTCGAGAGATCCTATTTCCAACGTGGCCATATTCAACTCGGATAAATCCAAAATTGCATTGACAGATTTTGATGGGAATTTTGATATTTCCATTTTCTCCAATTATGAACGCATTACTTTTAAACATATTAGTTACGAGGTTCTGCGTGTTACGAAATCCCAGATCCGTAAACAGGGTCAAAAAGTAATATTGGCTATGAAACCCGAACAACTGGATGAGGTGGTCATGTCCGTTTCAAAATGGGAACAGCAAAAGAAGGACATACCTAATAAAATTGTAGGGATAGATGCTAGGACAATAGCATTTACCGCTCCGCAAACATCGGCAGATTTGCTGCAACAGAGTGGTAAAGTATTTGTTCAGAAGAGTCAATTGGGTGGCGGTAGTCCAATGATAAGGGGTTTTTCCACTAATAGATTGGTACTTTCCGTGGATGGGGTACGAATGAACAATGCAATTTTCCGGGGAGGTAATTTACAAAACGTAATTTCCATAGATCCTTTCACCATCAGGAATACAGAAATCATCTTTGGACCTGGGTCCGTAATCTACGGGAGCGATGCCATTGGAGGCGTTATGAATTTCTACACCAAGACGCCATTACTTAATCAGACGGATAGTCTTATTATATCCGGAAACGGTAATTATCGTTTCTCATCCGCGAATACTGAAAATACGATACATGCGGATATTGGTCTCGGCAAAAAACGTTGGGCATCGATAACAAGTTTAACCTATAATAATTTTCAGGATTTGAGAATGGGTCAGCATGGACCAGAATCGTATTTGAGGAACAATTATGTTGAAACCATTAATGGTGAAGATAACCTAATTGCTAATCCAAATCCGGAAAAGCAAGTACCAACCGGTTACGACCAAATCAATTTTATGCAGAAACTTAGGTTTAAACCTAACACTCAATGGGATATGAATTTAGGGGTTTTCTATTCGGAAACCTCCGATTTTTCCAGATATGATCGGTTAATACGCCCATCTGTGGACGGTGAAGGGCTACGTTCGGCAGAATGGTTTTATGGGCCTCAGAAATGGTTCATGAGCAATCTTCAAGTAAATAAACAAGGAAACGGCAAATTCTATGATGGTTTAAAGTTGACCGCTGCCTATCAACATTTTCAAGAAAGTAGAAATGATAGGGATTTTGATGACGTTTTGCTTAATCGAACCCAAGAAAAAGTGGATGCGCTAAATCTGAATATGGATTTTGAGAATAAGAAAATCGGGAACTTTAGATTATACTATGGTACTGAATTTATTTTCAACAAAGTATATTCCAATGGATTGGATATCAATATTGAAACGAACGAGACGTTTGGATCACCCTCTAGGTACCCGGATAATTCCACGTGGAAAAGTCTAGCGGGCTATGTGAACGGGGAATATAGGGCGAAACCAAATTTTACCTTAATGTCCGGACTACGGTATAGCCACATATGGATAGATGCTTTGTTCGACACCACTTATTATTCGTTTCCTTTTGAGGATGCCGACCTAAGTACAGGAGCACTCACTGGTAGTATTGGTTTTAGTTGGTTCCCCAGAAAAAACCTACAGATAACCGCCAATGGGTCTACCGGATTTAGAGCCCCGAATATTGATGATGTTGGCAAAATTTTTGATTCTGAACCGGGTGCCGTAGTGGTTCCTAATCCAGATTTGGAACCTGAGTATGCCTATAACGTGGAACTAGGTATTCGTAAAAACTTTAAGGACAAGGTTGTCCTTAAAGGAGCCACTTTCTATACCTATTTGGTCGATGCCCTTGTTAGAAGGGATTTCACTTTTAATGGCATGTCCCAAATTGATTATAATGGGGAACTGAGTAATGTACAGGCCATTCAAAATGCAGCCAAGGCTTACGTCTACGGATTTGAATTGGGATTGGATGCTTTTTTAACGGAGCACTGGTCTCTATCTTCTAATCTTACGGTAACAGAAGGTATAGAGGAAGAGGATGATGGAACGGATTCTCCGGCCAGGCATGCAGCACCAACTTTCGGGGACTTCCATGTACTATGGAAGAATCAAAAATTGAAAACCGATTTCTTCTTAAATTTTAATGGTGCCTTGGAATTTGAGGATTTGGCGCTTTCCGAGCGGTCCAAAGAGTTCATTTATGCAACTGATGCAAATGGGAACCCCTATTCACCATCATGGTATACTTTAAATTTTCGTTCCCAGTATGATTTTAACAGTCGCTTAAAAGCATCCCTGAGTCTTGAAAACATTACAAATCAGCGTTACAGGACCTATTCTTCCGGAATTGTTGCTCCCGGAAGTAATTTGATTTTGGGATTAGGATATGAGTTTTAA
- the recO gene encoding DNA repair protein RecO, with the protein MQVSTKGIVLTSLKYGDTSLIAKIFTASDGLKSYMLKGILTSKRGKLRTSYFQPLTQLELVAIHRNKGMLESIREAKVYNHYQTLHTNIAKNAMTIFLAEMLGNSIHEEEQNMELFNFLEASFQWLDIKEDIGNFHLYFLLALSKYLGFYPDTNQMDASSFDLLEGEFTNTPSLNPMLTGENLNHLKLFLGINFDAIHTIKMRKANRQQLLQSLILYFELHLQGFRKPKSLAILNEVFN; encoded by the coding sequence ATGCAAGTATCCACTAAGGGCATTGTCCTGACATCCTTAAAGTATGGGGATACCAGCCTCATCGCAAAGATTTTTACCGCTTCGGATGGTCTAAAATCATATATGCTTAAAGGAATTTTGACTTCAAAAAGGGGAAAACTGCGCACTTCATATTTTCAACCTTTGACTCAGTTGGAACTAGTGGCTATACATAGGAATAAGGGTATGCTGGAGAGTATTAGAGAAGCTAAAGTTTACAATCATTACCAGACCCTTCATACGAATATTGCGAAGAATGCCATGACCATATTTTTGGCAGAAATGTTGGGGAATAGCATTCATGAAGAAGAGCAGAATATGGAACTTTTCAATTTTTTGGAAGCATCCTTCCAGTGGTTGGACATTAAGGAGGATATCGGCAATTTCCATCTGTACTTCCTTCTGGCACTTAGCAAGTATTTAGGCTTTTATCCGGACACTAATCAAATGGACGCATCTTCATTTGATTTGCTTGAGGGTGAATTTACGAATACACCGTCCCTTAACCCAATGCTCACTGGCGAGAACCTTAATCACCTAAAACTTTTTTTAGGCATAAATTTTGATGCTATTCATACAATCAAAATGAGGAAGGCCAATCGTCAGCAATTGTTACAATCCCTTATCCTCTATTTTGAATTACATTTACAGGGATTCAGAAAACCTAAATCCCTTGCTATTCTTAATGAAGTTTTTAATTAG
- the gdhA gene encoding NADP-specific glutamate dehydrogenase: protein MEAKIQEKIDGFMEEVKTRNGHEPEFIQAVQEVAETVIPYIAKHEIYNGKNILLRMVEPERLISFRVAWVDDDGEIHVNRGYRIQMNSAIGPYKGGLRFHPTVNASILKFLAFEQVFKNSLTTLPMGGGKGGSDFDPKGKSDDEVMRFCHAFMLELNRHIGPNTDVPAGDIGVGAREIGFLFGMYKKIRNEFTGVLTGKGLSWGGSKIRPEATGYGTVYFAQSMLKTKGEDFDGKTVVISGSGNVAQYAAEKVIQLGGKVVTLSDSGGYIYDEDGIDAKKLAFVMDLKNNKRGRISEYVDKYSSAKFHKGKTPWDVKCEIALPCATQNELEEKDSQNLIDNGCMCVAEGANMPCTADAVHTFHKAKILFAPGKASNAGGVATSGLEMSQNSLRISWTREEVDERLKGIMEDIHDSCIEYGKEEDGYCNYVKGANIAGFVKVADAMLAQGVI, encoded by the coding sequence ATGGAAGCAAAAATACAAGAGAAAATAGATGGTTTCATGGAGGAGGTTAAGACCAGGAATGGTCATGAACCAGAATTCATACAAGCGGTGCAGGAAGTAGCAGAGACCGTAATACCTTATATCGCTAAGCACGAAATTTACAACGGAAAAAATATTCTTCTCAGAATGGTTGAGCCTGAGCGACTAATTTCTTTTAGGGTAGCTTGGGTAGACGATGATGGGGAAATTCATGTAAACCGTGGTTACCGTATACAAATGAATTCGGCTATAGGGCCTTATAAGGGAGGTCTTCGTTTTCACCCAACGGTAAACGCTAGTATCTTGAAGTTTTTGGCTTTTGAACAAGTTTTTAAAAATAGCTTAACAACACTACCCATGGGAGGTGGTAAGGGAGGTTCGGATTTTGACCCAAAAGGTAAATCCGATGATGAAGTAATGCGCTTTTGTCACGCCTTTATGTTGGAATTAAATAGACACATAGGCCCTAATACGGATGTTCCTGCTGGCGATATAGGCGTTGGTGCACGGGAAATAGGATTCCTTTTTGGAATGTACAAGAAAATAAGAAATGAATTTACTGGGGTACTTACTGGTAAAGGGCTTTCTTGGGGCGGTTCCAAGATTCGTCCAGAGGCGACAGGCTACGGTACCGTATATTTTGCCCAGAGTATGCTAAAAACCAAGGGCGAAGATTTTGATGGTAAAACTGTCGTAATTTCCGGTTCAGGAAACGTGGCCCAATATGCCGCTGAAAAAGTAATTCAATTAGGAGGGAAAGTGGTAACGCTTTCAGATTCTGGCGGATACATTTATGATGAAGACGGTATTGACGCGAAGAAACTAGCTTTTGTTATGGATTTGAAAAATAACAAGAGAGGTAGGATATCCGAGTACGTAGATAAATATTCGTCCGCTAAGTTCCACAAAGGAAAAACGCCTTGGGACGTTAAATGTGAAATAGCTCTGCCCTGTGCCACACAAAACGAATTGGAGGAAAAAGATTCTCAAAACCTAATAGATAACGGATGTATGTGCGTAGCGGAAGGAGCTAATATGCCTTGTACCGCCGATGCTGTACATACTTTTCATAAGGCTAAAATATTATTTGCTCCAGGGAAAGCTTCTAATGCTGGGGGTGTCGCCACCTCGGGGCTTGAAATGTCACAAAACTCGCTAAGAATTAGTTGGACACGTGAAGAGGTAGATGAGCGCTTAAAAGGGATAATGGAAGACATTCATGATTCTTGTATTGAGTACGGAAAAGAAGAAGATGGTTATTGTAACTACGTAAAAGGAGCCAATATTGCTGGCTTTGTTAAAGTAGCGGACGCCATGTTGGCTCAAGGAGTAATCTAA
- a CDS encoding cystathionine gamma-synthase, translating into MSDKKLKFNSKTIHGGQQPDKAYGSVMPPIYQTSTYAQSTPGGHQGYEYSRSANPTRTALENSLASIENGNYGLAFGSGLAAIDAVIKLLNPGDEVVSTNDLYGGSYRLFKQIFEKYGISFHFIGMQNVDNIEKAITKNTKLIWVETPTNPMMNIIDIKAVSQLAKKNEILLAVDNTFATPYLQLPLDLGADIVMHSATKYLGGHSDVVVGALVVKDKELAEKLYFIQNASGAVCGPMDSFLTLRGIKTLHVRMQRHCENGKAIAEFLTKHPKIEKVYWPGFEDHPNHSIAKSQMKDFGGMLSFITKGSSYDDAIKIVEKLKVFTLAESLGGVESLAGHPASMTHASIPKSEREKSGVVDALIRLSVGIEDADDLIADLEQAIG; encoded by the coding sequence ATGAGTGATAAAAAACTAAAATTCAATAGTAAAACGATTCACGGTGGACAGCAACCGGATAAAGCCTACGGTTCTGTTATGCCTCCAATATATCAAACCTCCACCTACGCACAGTCAACGCCAGGAGGGCATCAAGGCTATGAATATTCCCGGAGTGCCAATCCAACTAGAACGGCTTTGGAGAATTCCCTTGCCAGTATTGAAAATGGGAATTATGGATTGGCCTTTGGTAGTGGCCTTGCTGCCATAGATGCGGTTATAAAATTATTAAATCCCGGGGACGAGGTGGTTTCCACGAACGATCTTTATGGTGGTAGCTACCGGTTGTTTAAACAGATTTTTGAAAAATACGGTATATCATTTCATTTCATCGGGATGCAAAATGTCGATAATATTGAAAAAGCCATTACTAAAAACACAAAGCTTATCTGGGTAGAAACTCCAACTAATCCTATGATGAACATCATAGATATAAAAGCTGTTTCCCAATTGGCAAAAAAGAATGAAATTCTATTGGCCGTGGATAATACGTTTGCAACTCCATATCTACAGTTACCCCTAGATTTGGGAGCCGATATTGTGATGCATTCCGCAACTAAATATCTGGGAGGACATAGTGACGTGGTGGTCGGGGCTCTTGTGGTAAAGGATAAGGAATTGGCGGAAAAGCTTTACTTTATTCAAAATGCCAGCGGTGCCGTATGTGGGCCTATGGACAGTTTTCTCACACTTAGGGGAATAAAAACGTTGCACGTAAGAATGCAACGCCACTGTGAAAACGGAAAAGCCATTGCAGAATTTTTGACCAAACACCCCAAAATAGAGAAGGTATATTGGCCAGGGTTCGAGGATCACCCAAATCATAGTATAGCAAAAAGCCAAATGAAGGATTTCGGCGGGATGTTATCTTTTATAACTAAAGGAAGCAGCTACGACGATGCCATTAAAATTGTGGAGAAACTAAAGGTCTTTACATTGGCAGAGTCCTTGGGAGGAGTAGAAAGTTTGGCCGGTCACCCGGCAAGTATGACCCATGCCAGTATTCCAAAGAGTGAGAGGGAAAAAAGCGGCGTCGTAGATGCCTTGATTCGGTTGAGTGTAGGCATTGAGGATGCGGACGACCTTATTGCGGATTTAGAGCAAGCTATTGGATAG
- a CDS encoding DUF3298 and DUF4163 domain-containing protein, whose product MKIRIICTLFLFACISCEKDGKLTFEATTFDQENCDDCPLVTITVPKALGTSKIVRTVNDVVTEEIISLLNFDEDNDAETINSAMESFRKEYQTLKEKFPEESMQWEAEIQGDVVFEDARILTIRLKSYLFTGGAHGYSTIRFSNFDKRKGIELENSKLFKNKGAFMDLAEAKFRSQEKIPATQSINSTGFMFDGETFYLPENIGFTPEGIQLLYNQYEVASYADGPIILTLPYDEVKDYLTVKIKT is encoded by the coding sequence ATGAAAATCCGAATCATTTGTACGTTGTTCCTATTCGCCTGTATAAGTTGTGAAAAAGATGGAAAGCTTACATTTGAAGCCACCACTTTTGACCAGGAAAACTGCGATGATTGCCCTTTGGTAACCATCACCGTTCCAAAAGCCTTGGGAACCTCTAAAATTGTTCGCACAGTGAATGATGTCGTAACTGAGGAAATTATTTCCTTATTGAATTTTGACGAAGACAACGATGCCGAAACGATTAATAGTGCGATGGAATCCTTTCGAAAAGAGTACCAAACCTTAAAGGAGAAATTTCCAGAAGAATCTATGCAATGGGAAGCTGAAATCCAAGGAGATGTTGTATTTGAAGATGCCCGTATATTGACTATTCGTTTAAAGTCTTATCTGTTTACAGGTGGGGCGCATGGCTATAGCACTATCCGATTTTCAAATTTTGACAAACGAAAGGGAATCGAACTGGAAAATTCAAAGCTTTTTAAAAATAAAGGTGCGTTCATGGATTTGGCGGAGGCGAAGTTTCGTTCACAAGAAAAAATCCCGGCTACACAGTCTATAAACAGTACGGGGTTTATGTTCGACGGAGAAACCTTTTATCTTCCCGAAAATATTGGTTTTACCCCGGAGGGAATACAATTATTATATAATCAATATGAAGTAGCATCCTATGCAGATGGGCCCATTATACTTACCCTACCCTATGATGAGGTTAAAGATTACTTGACCGTGAAAATTAAAACTTGA
- a CDS encoding DinB family protein translates to MKNQLEFTLQNRKNLHYILNNTSKENLLKIPAGFRNNIWWNIAHVVVTQQLLIYKLSGIQMRIPNEFVDKFKKGTVPDGHATETEIKTIDELLIPTIQWTKEDYESGIFKDYHEYTTSAKVTLGNIDDAISFNLFHEGLHLGSILALRNML, encoded by the coding sequence TTGAAAAATCAGTTAGAATTTACACTTCAAAATCGAAAAAATCTCCATTATATTTTAAATAATACTTCTAAAGAGAACTTATTGAAAATCCCAGCAGGTTTCAGAAATAATATCTGGTGGAACATTGCCCATGTGGTCGTCACGCAACAGTTGCTCATTTATAAATTAAGCGGAATTCAGATGCGTATTCCAAACGAATTTGTGGATAAATTTAAAAAAGGTACCGTACCCGACGGACATGCTACCGAAACTGAAATTAAAACAATAGATGAGTTATTAATACCAACTATTCAATGGACAAAGGAGGATTACGAGTCCGGTATCTTCAAGGATTATCATGAATATACTACAAGTGCTAAAGTAACTTTAGGTAATATCGATGACGCTATCTCCTTTAATTTATTTCACGAGGGATTACATCTGGGTAGTATTCTAGCACTCCGGAACATGTTGTGA
- a CDS encoding arsenate reductase family protein — protein sequence MKKIYHLSTCDTCQRILKELHPLEGFTLQDIKSESITAKQLEQMRELSGSYEALFSKRARLYREKGLNDKKLSETDYKNLILEHYTFLKRPVVQVDSQIFIGNSKKVVSAAKESIHS from the coding sequence ATGAAAAAAATATACCACTTAAGCACCTGCGACACTTGCCAAAGAATTCTTAAAGAATTGCACCCATTAGAAGGGTTTACACTACAGGATATAAAGTCCGAAAGTATCACAGCAAAACAATTGGAACAAATGCGAGAATTGAGCGGAAGCTATGAAGCCCTGTTCAGTAAAAGAGCCAGATTGTATCGGGAAAAGGGATTGAATGATAAAAAACTCTCGGAAACCGATTATAAGAATCTTATTCTAGAACATTATACCTTTTTAAAGCGCCCTGTTGTTCAAGTTGATAGTCAAATTTTTATCGGCAACAGTAAAAAAGTGGTTTCCGCCGCAAAAGAATCCATTCACTCGTGA
- a CDS encoding DMT family transporter encodes MNKRTLAIAAAIGATTIYGLNHTIAKAVMPAFVQPLGFIMLRVIGAAFLFWLISLIGPKEKIEKKDYLRMLLCAVLGMGFNMLVFFKGLSLSTPINSSVLVTTTPIIVLILSAILIKEKISTRKIVGIAIGLLGALGLILFSTEIRQDAPNIPLGNFLILLNSVFYGSYLIIAKTLIAKYHPFTFMKWLFTLGILICLPFGYQEFIEIDFVNLPLEAIWRIAFVILGTTFCTYLFNIFALTQLKASTLSAFVYIQPLIGIIYAISTGQDTLTTVKIVAASLVLLGVYLASKKPTLPQSGRTL; translated from the coding sequence GTGAACAAAAGAACGCTGGCCATAGCGGCCGCCATAGGGGCTACAACGATATACGGGCTCAACCACACCATTGCTAAAGCAGTCATGCCGGCCTTTGTTCAACCGTTGGGGTTCATTATGTTAAGGGTTATAGGTGCCGCTTTTTTATTTTGGCTTATTTCACTCATTGGGCCCAAAGAAAAGATAGAGAAAAAAGACTATTTACGCATGTTGCTCTGTGCCGTTCTGGGCATGGGCTTTAATATGTTGGTCTTTTTTAAAGGGTTGTCCTTATCCACTCCCATTAACAGTTCCGTTTTGGTGACTACGACCCCCATTATTGTATTAATACTCTCCGCAATATTGATTAAGGAAAAAATATCCACTAGAAAAATAGTAGGTATAGCAATAGGACTTCTTGGGGCCTTGGGACTTATATTGTTCAGTACAGAAATTCGACAAGACGCTCCAAATATTCCTTTAGGGAATTTTCTTATTCTATTGAACTCTGTATTCTATGGTTCATACCTCATCATCGCCAAAACGTTGATTGCCAAATACCATCCCTTTACATTTATGAAATGGCTTTTTACTTTGGGCATACTCATCTGTTTGCCTTTCGGTTATCAGGAGTTTATTGAAATTGATTTTGTAAACTTACCGCTTGAAGCTATTTGGCGGATTGCCTTCGTTATTTTAGGAACTACTTTTTGCACATACCTGTTCAACATTTTTGCACTTACCCAACTAAAGGCGTCTACCCTTAGTGCTTTTGTATATATACAACCACTCATAGGAATCATCTACGCTATCTCCACTGGGCAAGACACCTTGACGACTGTTAAAATAGTAGCGGCTAGTTTGGTACTTCTTGGAGTTTATTTGGCCAGTAAAAAACCAACTTTGCCACAAAGTGGAAGGACATTATAA
- a CDS encoding NAD(P)H-dependent flavin oxidoreductase, giving the protein MNQKPAFIKDLSLPAIAAPMFLISGPKLVVECCKNGIVGTFPALNQRTSEGFEEWLVEIKSELQKFEEETGKKAAPYGVNLIVHPTNPRLEADIKLCVKHKVPIIITSLGAVSMVVNAIHSYGGLVFHDIIKKRHAEKAAEAGVDGLILVAAGAGGHAGTINPMTLVAEIKKIFKKTIILSGCISTGRDIASAMQMGADLAYMGTRFINTDESKATPEYRQMIIDAGASDIVYTASISGVHANFLGSSLKAAGITEEDLKKDTKIDFGKELDTEAKAWKTIWSAGQGSALIDNSIPVSELVANLKSEFKSAIEEQSKILEIYPK; this is encoded by the coding sequence ATGAATCAAAAACCGGCCTTCATTAAAGATTTATCCTTACCTGCCATTGCAGCACCAATGTTTCTGATTTCAGGACCAAAATTAGTCGTGGAATGTTGTAAAAATGGTATTGTTGGTACTTTTCCTGCCTTAAATCAAAGAACTAGCGAGGGCTTTGAAGAGTGGCTCGTAGAAATAAAGTCGGAACTTCAAAAATTTGAAGAAGAAACAGGGAAAAAGGCCGCTCCGTATGGGGTCAACCTCATCGTACATCCCACCAATCCAAGATTAGAGGCAGATATAAAGTTGTGCGTAAAACACAAAGTTCCCATTATCATTACTTCTCTGGGTGCGGTGTCTATGGTAGTAAATGCTATCCATAGCTATGGGGGGCTTGTTTTTCATGATATTATTAAGAAGCGGCATGCAGAAAAAGCGGCTGAAGCCGGTGTTGACGGACTAATTCTCGTAGCGGCCGGAGCAGGTGGCCATGCAGGCACCATCAATCCCATGACACTTGTAGCCGAAATAAAGAAAATCTTCAAAAAAACCATCATACTTTCTGGTTGTATAAGTACAGGAAGGGATATTGCCTCCGCTATGCAAATGGGTGCAGATTTAGCGTATATGGGAACACGCTTTATCAACACCGATGAGAGTAAGGCAACGCCAGAATACCGTCAGATGATTATTGATGCAGGGGCAAGTGATATCGTTTATACGGCATCCATTTCTGGAGTACACGCCAACTTTTTGGGCTCAAGTTTAAAAGCGGCTGGTATAACGGAAGAAGACTTGAAAAAAGATACCAAAATAGATTTTGGAAAGGAACTGGACACGGAAGCCAAGGCTTGGAAAACTATTTGGTCCGCAGGTCAAGGTTCGGCCTTAATAGATAATTCCATACCGGTTTCCGAATTGGTTGCCAACTTAAAATCGGAGTTCAAATCGGCCATAGAAGAACAATCCAAAATCTTGGAAATCTATCCGAAGTAA